The Gemmatimonadaceae bacterium sequence GCCCGTATCGGGGATGTACACGTAGGCGAGTTCGCCATGCGAGAGCGAATCCACCGTACGGCGATTCCCCTCGATCCAGTCGCGCTCGCGCAGCGTCATCTCGCTGGCGATGGGCACGACGGTGACGACATGCGAGCCCTCCATGACCGGACGGCTGTTGACGCGGAGCTGCACCTGCTTGCCCACGGTGCCGAGGAATGCCTCGTAGATGTCCTCCGACGGCAGGAGATCGACGCCGTTCACGCTCAGGATGTAGTCGCCCGCGTGGACGTCCACGCCGGGGGCGGAGAGCGGCGCGCGCAGCGAGGGATTCCAGTTCTCGCCGCGATAGATCTTGGCGATGCGGTAGCGGCCGTTGGCCACTTCGTAGTCGGCGCCGAGCAGTCCCGCCGGCAGCGCGTCGGCCTTGGGCAGGTCGCCGCCACCCGCGAAGCTGTGCCCCACCGTCAGTTCTCCCTGCATCTGCGAGAGCAGCGTGGTGAGGTCGGCGCGGTGGCGGACGTACGGGAGGAACACCTCGTACTTCTTCTTGATGGCCGGCCAGTCGGCGCCGTTCAGGTTGGCAACGTACAGGTAATCGCGCTCGATGCGCCACGCCTCGTCGAAGATCTGGCGCCACTCGACAATGGGGTTGACGGTGACCTTGAGATCGGACGTGGCGAGGAGCCCCTTGGCAGGGGCCGGCGCGGGACCGATGGCGTCCACCACCGCCCAGCGGCCGTCGGGCATGCCCATGGGCGTCGCACCCTGGTAGAGCAGCTTCTTGCCGTCGAACGAGAGCGCGTACTCCTCGGCGGCGGCGTTCACGAGGTCGATCGCCTTGCGCTCCTTGAGGTCGTAGCGGTGCAGGACGTCGGCGCGGTTCGGGACGTGCTCGATGTAGTAGAACTCGCCCGCCGCCCCGGTGCGGAGGTTGGCGTAGTCGCGGCTCGGCACATCCAGCGAGAGGATGCGCTGCGACAACCCGTCGAAATCAATGTGCACCTCGGGCGCCTCGACCTTGGCGCCGTTGGAATCCGGCTTGGCCGGGTGACCGGTCGCGGCCGGCTCGTCGCCCGTCTCCGGCAGCAGCGGCGAGGGATCGGCCTTGGACAGCACGGCGAGATACACGCCCCGCTCCATCGGCTGGTTGTACGAACTCATGTCCAGCCAGCCGCTGCGGAGGGCGAAGTCCGTGGACGCGAGGAACAGCAGATACTTGCCGCTCCGGTCCCACACGGGATCGATGACGTCGGACATTCCGCTCGTGACCTGGTGCGCGGTATGGTCCGCGAGGTCGTACACGAAGGCGGCGTGGTACTGCGAGCCGAGGAGGCGCTTGGTGTAGGCGATCCAGCGCGAGTCGGGGGACCACGACGGCGAGAGATCGCGGTCGGGCCAGGTGTAGTTGTCCTGGTCCACGCGCGTTTCCTGTCCGGTCGCGAGGTCGAGCACCCAGAGGTTCGTCTCGGCGTCGGTGAACAGGATCTTCTTGCCGTCGGGCGACCACTCGGGCGCGTAGAAGTACGTCGGCTGCTGGAGCTTGTACGCGCGGGGGGTGGTGAGTCCGTCCTGGTCTCCGACCATCAGCTCGTACTCGCCCGTGCTGTCGCTGAACCAGGCGATCTGCTTGCCGTCGGGCGACCAGATGGGCGTGCGGTCGGCGATGCCCGACGAGTGCGTGAGGTTACGCCACGTTCCCTTGTCCGTGGGCACCGTGATCACGTCGCCGCGCGCTTCGAACAGGGCGCGCACGCCGGTGGGCGAGAGCTGCGGTGCCGTGAGCGCCTTGGAGATGTCGGCCGCGTGCGGCATGGCCCAGGGGAAGTCGCCGGTGACGTGGATGTCGAGCGTGCGGTCCTGGCCCGTCTTCGGATCGTAGACGTGGACGTCGCCCGCCTGCTCGTAGGCAACCACGCCCGCGCCGGCGTTCACGCTCTCGACTTCATAGTCGCGATAGTGCGTGATCTGCTTGAGGGCCTTGGTCTTCGTGTCGTACGACCAGAGGTTGTTGATCCAGTCGCGGTCGGAGATGAAGTAGATGGTGTTGCCGAGCCACACCGGCTGCTGATCGCGGCTGTCGGTCCATGGGAGCTTGTACATCGCGTACGTCTTGAGGTCCATCACGCGGATGGGCTGGTTCTGACCGCCGCGATAGCGCTGCATCTCGACTTCCCACGGACGGTCCAGCTGGTAGGCCAGGTCGCTGCCGTCAGGGGAGACGGCGCCGTAGAGGGCGCGGGGAACGGGGAGCCGGGTGGGCAGACCGCCCGTGAGCGGCACGGTCCAGAGCTGCGGCTCGCCGTCGGGCATGCCCGTGCGCTGGGATTCGAAGACGACGTCCTGTCCGTCGGGGGTCCAGCCGCGCACCAGATCGGCGCCCGGGTGATAGGTGAGGCGGCGCGGCGTGCCGCCCTCCACGCTCACGACGTACACGTCGGGGTTGCCGCCGTACTCGCCGGTGAAGGCCAGCCACTTCCCGTCGGGGGAGAAGTGCGGATCGCTCTCCACCGTGGGCGACGAGGTCACCCGGCGCGCGTCGCCCCCGCTGCGCGGGGCGAGCCAGATGTCGCCGGCGTAGGCGAACGCGACGTATTGCGCGCTGACATCGGGTTGATGGAGGAGCCGCGTGGATTGGGCGGGGGCGACGGCCGGGAACAGGGCGGCCGCGAGCGCCGCGATCAGGAAGCGAGTGCGCATGATGGAACCGGATTGCTGTGCGGTAGGGGTGGCAGCGACGGTCGTTGCTCCAAAATGCACCGCGCGCGTCAGAACCGCGAGATGCGGGCTCGGGCCCGCCTCACGGCGCGCCTCCCCCGCCACCCTGCCCTGCCCGCCGCACCTTGTTCACGAACGGCGGATGATGCGGCGCCGGGACCCCCTTGGTCTCCAGCAGCGTGAGGGCCTCTTGCACCGCGCGTTCGAGCTGCGGATCGCGGCCCGCCGCCCAGTCCTTGGCGTCGAGATACACCGGAATGTCGGGCGGCACCCCCTCGTTCTCGGCCACCCAGTGGTCGCCGGAGAACACGCCGCTGCACGGCGAGGTGATCGTACCGCCGTCCACGAGCGGATAGGGGACGCACGCCGCCACCAGCCCGCCCCACGTGCGGGCGCCGACGAGCGGACCGATCTTGAGCTGCCGGAACGCCCACGGGAAATAATCCCCGCCGCTTCCCGCCCGCTCGTTGATGAGCAGCACCTTGGGCCCCAGCACACCCGCGATGGGCAGGCGGAAGTCAATGCCGCCCGCCGCATCGTTGGTGACGCCGCCAATCAGCTTGCGGCTCATCATGTCCACCATGTAGTCGTCCAGCGATCCGCCGCCGTTGAACCGCTCGTCGATCACCGCCCCCTCGCGGTCCTGCTGCGCGAAGAAGTAGCGGTTGAACGACGTGAACCCGGGCCCGGCCGTGTTCGGCACCCACACGTACGCCAGCTTGCCGTGCGACAGGGAATCCACGATCCGGCGGTTCGACTCCACCCACGCGCGCTGGCGCAGGGCGACGTCACTGCGCAGCGGCACCACCGTCACCGTCCACGAGCCGTCGGTCGTGGGCCGGTCGTTCAGCCGGAGCACCGTCTGCTGGTCGGCCGTGCCATCCAGGAACCGGTATGGATCCTCGGACGCCGTCAGTTCCCGTCCGTTCACGGCCAGCAGATAGTCGCCCTCCGCGGCGCGGACCCCGGGCGCGGCGAGCGGCGCCGAGAGCTCGGGGTTCCAGCTCTCCGATGTGTAGATATGCGTGAGGCGCCAGCGTCCGTTCTGCGCCTCGAGGTCGGCGCCCAGCAGCCCGGTGCGCACCGTGTCCACCGGAGGGTAGTATCCGCCCCCCGTGAAGCTGTGCCCCACGCTCAGCTCGCCGCCGAGCATGTCGAGGATGTACCGCAGGTCCTCGCGGCTCCGCACGTACGGCACCAGCGGCGCGTAGCGCCGGTGCACCGCCGGCCAGTCGGCCCCGTGCAGGTTGGGCGCGTAGAAGAAGTCCCGCTCGATGCGCCACGCTTCCTCGAAGATCTGGTGCCACTCGGCGGCCGGGTCCATCCACGTCCGGAGCGTCACGTTGAGCCGGCCGTCGGTGGGCTTGGGCGGCATCGCCGTCCCGACCAGGTGCCACGCGGGGCCCTGCTGATACAGCAGCTTGCTGCCGTCCAACGACAGCGCCACCTGCCGCACGCCGCTCACGAAGACTTCGCCCTTGCGCTTCTTCATGTCGAAGCGGTGCACCGTCACGCCGGGGCCGTCCTGCATCGCTTCGGACAGGAACACCACGCCGGCCGCTCCCGCGTCGATCGCGCTGTAACTCCGCACGGGCACGGGCAGCGCCACGATGCGCCGATCGATGCCCGCCACGTCCACGCTCACCGTGACCGCCGAGTCGCCGTTCATCCGGCCGCCGGCGCCTGCCCCGCCAGGGCCGCGCCGCGCCGAATCGCCCGACGGCCGCGCGGGAGTTCCCGGCTCGTCATCACTCTGCGGCGCGAACGGCGTGGGGTCGCCGGCCCGCAGCACGGCCACGTAGGCGCCGTACGTGGGCCGTGCCTGCTGGTTGCTCAGGTTGGCCCAGGCACTTGCCAATCCCAGGTTGGTGCTGGCCAGGAAGTACAGCCACCGGCCGCCCTTGTCCCACGCCGGCGACGTGGCGTCGGCGAGGTCGTTGGTGAGCGCCGCCCTCTTGCCGCTCTCCAGCGACCAGACGACGATGCGATGGAAATGGTTGGGAAATTCCTTGGCGTACGCCAGCCACTTCGAGTCCGGCGACCAGGTGAGGCCGAGCCCGCGTCGGTTCTGGATCGAGCCGTCGGTGTCGGCGGTCACGAGCGCGCCGGTGGCCACGTCCATCACGTGAATGCGCGCGCGCTGATCCACCCAGGCCATGTGCTTGCCGTCGGGCGACCAGGTGGCGCTCCATGCGTATCGCGTCTCGTCGCCGATGGGAATGGCGCGCGGCGCGTCCAGCCCCTGCTGATCGCCGATCATCAGTTGGTAGCCCGGCCCCGAGTCCGAGAACCACGCGATCTGCTTCCCGTCGGGCGACCACATGGGCGACCGGTCCGCCGCGCCCGGCGAGTGCGTGAGATTGCGGACGTCTCCCTCCTCGGCGGGCACGGTGTAGATGTCGCCCCGCGCCTCGAACAGCGCGCGCTTGCCGGTGGGCGACAGCGACGCCGCGGCGATGCTGTGGCTCACGTCCTCCCAGTGTGGCATGGCCCAGGGGAAATCGCCGTGCACCGTGATGTCGAGCTTGCGCGTCTGGCCCGACGCCGGATTCAGCAGCCAGATCCAGCCGTCTTCCTCGAACGCGAGGGCATCCGTGGCGCCCCCGCCCAGCGTCTTCACGTCGGCGTCGGTGAAGTGCGTGACCTGGGCCAGCTGCTTGGTGGCCACGTCGTACGACCAGACGTTCGTGGTGTAGTCGCGGTCGGAGAGAAAGAAGACCTTCCCGCCGAGCCACACGGGCCAGGTGTCGGTGGTCCGTTCGTCGTTGGGCAGCGGCGTCTCGTCGAGCGTCTTGCGGTCGAGAATCGTGAGCGGGGTATTCTGGCCGCCGCGGTAGTTGCGGAACTCCACGTCCCACCGGTCCACGCGGTCCACGACCAGCCGCGCCCCATCGGGGGAGAACGATCCGCGGAAGGCCATGGCCTCGGGCACCTCGTTCGGCGGGCCGCCGTCGGTGGGCACGAGCCAGAGGTGGGCGTACGGCACCGGCGCCGAGCCGCGGTCGGAGGCGTACAGCACCTCCTTGCCGTCGGGCGTCCAGCCGCGGGCGTACGACGGCGACGGATACCAGGTGAGGCGGTGCGGCTCCCCGCCGTCGGCGGCGACGATCCAGACCTCGGGCATGCCCGTACGGTTCGACGTGAACGCCACCCACCGGCCGTCGGGCGAGAAGTGGGGGTCGGTCTCGATGGCCGGCGTCGCCGTCAGGCGCCGCGCTTCGCCGCCGTTGCGGCTCACGACCCAGAGGTCGCCACCGTACTCGAACGCCACCTGTGTGGCACTGACGGTAGGCTGGCGCAACAGCCGCGTGGATTGCGCGCCCAGCGGCGCGGCGAACGGCACGAGGGCGAGCACGAGACCGATGAGGCGAGCGCGAGTCTGCATGGCGGAACTCCGGCGGGTGATGTGCGGGCTGGCGGCCACTGGGTGGAACGCTTGGTCAACCGATCCCCGGATGCTGAGACGACGGCCAAACATGCACCAAGCCGGCGCCGGGCGCGAGGCGGAGCGTGGTGTTGAATTTGGTAATGACTTTGGTAAATTCATCCTATGGCCAAGAAGGTTCGTGAGCCCATCCAGGTCTACCTCACCGCCGAGGAACGGGCCGCCCTCGATCGCGCGGCGCAGGAGCTGGGCGTATCCCGTTCCGAGGCGCTGCGACGTGGGATCAGCACGATGCGCGATTCGGGCACTGGCGGGGCGTTGCAGGATCTCGCAGACGCGGGGTACGTGACGCCTGCGGCCACCGGTCCCGCCGCGCCTCCCCCGTCGCGTCCTGTGGCGCGCTTCAAGACCCTCCTGGCCGAACTCGCGCGGGATCGCGGCGAGCAATGATCTACGTGGATACGTCGGTGGCGCTGGCGCATCTGCTGGCGGAGGATCGCCGTCCGCCCGTCGAGCTCTGGCAGGAGGAACTCGTCACGAGCCGACTGCTCGAATACGAATTGTGGACGCGGCTTCACGCCCGCGGGTTGGCCCGATCGCACGGCGACGTGGCCCGACTTCTGCTGGCGCGACTGGCGTGGCTGGAGTTGCGCCCGCCGGTGCTGGAGCGCGCGCTCCAGCCGTTTCCGGCGCCCGTTCGCACGCTGGACGCCCTTCACCTCGCGTCGGTGAGCTTTCTCCGGGAGCACGGACGGGACGTTAGATTGGCAACATACGACAAGCGGATGATGCGTGTGGCACGCGCCATGGGCATCCCGCTCATGGGCGCGCGCACTTCCTGAATCCGGCGCGGGCCCTCGGTCGCCGCCCGTCGCGACGCAACGCCAGTTCCGGTCGTCATACGCGCGCCCCCGCACCAGGCACTCCCATGGACCTCTTCGAAGCCATTGCCGCCCGCCGCTCCATCAAGCAGTTCGCCGACCGGCCGATCACCCGCGACGAGATCGCGCGGCTGCTGGACGCCGCGGTTCAGGCCCCGAACCATCGCATGACGCAGCCCTGGCGCTTCTACGTGCTGGGACCGGAGGGCCGGCGCGCCTACGGCGAGGTGCTCGGCGCACGCAAGGCCAAGAAGGTCGAGGACCCGGAGGCCGCCCGCGCGGTGGCCGGGAAGGTCGCCGCCGCGGAGTCCGCACTGCCCGGCGAGATCGCGGTGAGCATGACGCTCGACGAGAACCCGGAGATCCGCGAGGAGGACTACGCGGCGACGATGATGGCCGTGCAGAACCTGATGCTGGCGGCGCACGCGATGGGGCTTGGCACGCACCTCAAGACCGGAGCGGTGATGGACGATCCGCGGGCCCGGGCCGCGGTGGGCGTGCCGGAAGGCCAGCGGATCGTGGCGTTGATCCAGTTGGGCGAGCCGGCGGAGGTGCGCGAGCCGAAGCCGCGGCGCGCGGCGGCCGAAGTCACGACCTGGGTGGCGTAGGGCGGCGGGCGGCGCGGGCGGCGGAGAGGCGAGCCGGTATCGTGGTCACTGCTTCATCTTCTCGCGCAGTTCCGTGAACCAGTTGAGCACCACGACCGCGGTTGGCATGCCGGCGCGCTGAACGGGACGCACCATCAGGAAGCGGTTCCCGTCCGGCGTCACGTCGTACGTCACATCGCGTTCGTTTCCGGCACTCCCGACCACCGGTTCGTTGAAAAGCATGACCGGCGTGCCGGCGTCTCCGGTGGCCGGATTGATCGGCACGGCCATCATCGCGGTGCCGCGGCGGTAGACCAGCTCACGCCCGCCGCGCGTCCACCGCGGCTCCGTGCCGCCGTCCACGGAGATCTGGTGGCGCCCCCCCGAGCCGTCGGCCGCTCGCAACAACACGTCGTACCGGCCATTCGGGTTGCTCGCGTACGCGATCCACCGGCCGTCGGGCGAGAACGCGGGTTCCCGTTCGTCCGATCGGGATTTGGGGTCGAGGGCCCGGGGGGCGCCGCGACCGTCGGTCTGCGCGATCGTGATCCGGCTGCCAGTGCTGGTCTCTTCGGTGTACGCCACGAGCCGTCCGTCCGAGGAGATCGACGTGGCATACTTGTCCAACGGCGTCGAGACCACCGCCGTGTCGGACGTGCCGTCCGCCGCAATCTCGTGCAGGTCGAACTGCGGCGTCTCGAAGTCGTAGATGAGATGCCGGCTGTCTGGCATCCAGACGGCGTTGAACGCCACGCCTGGCGCGTGCGTGAGCCCCGTGAGCAGCTTCCGGGTGACGTCGTAGAGCAGCACGGTCTTCTTGGGCGCCACCTGGGTGACGGCGATCCACCGGCCGTCGGGCGACAGGCGCGGCTCGGCCCAACTTCCGGTATCGGGGAGCGCGCGCGTGGCGTGCCCGTCGCGATCGACCCACACGACCTCGCGCGGCACGTTCCACGCCTGAGCGCTCACATAGACGAGCGTCCCGTTCGGGGACACCGCGAAGCTGCCCAAGCCGTCATCCACTTGCTGGTAGACGTCGCCCTGCACCGGGGTCGGCGTGCCGCTGATCTTCAACGAGGCCGGATCGAACCTCACGGCGAAGATCGTCTGGTCGCGCATGAAGAGCAGGTATCCGGGAGTGGCGTACTGCGCGAACATCGCATCGTCCACCAACGGCGTGATTTCGTGCGACTGGAGATCCACCGCTTCGATCCGCGACCGCGTCACCGGCGTCGCGTAGGCCGTGAACACGACGGCGCGTCCGCCCGGCAGCGCGAGCGGATTCCAGTGTCGGAATTCGTGCCGCGCCGTGTCGAGGTGCGTGAGCGGCAACGGGTGGCCCCGAGCCGCGGGGAACTCGATCAACCCGCGTTCCCCCGCTACGATGAGAGAACCGTCGGCGAGCCACGCCGCCGCGTTGTTCGATCCCGAATCGGTCACCGCCGTGGACGTACCGCCACCCACCGGGATTCTCCGGACGCTGGCTGTAGTGGCGTAGGCGAGCCACCTGCCATCCGGCGAATACTGCGGATAGTCCCCGCCATCCGTGCCGGGAATCGTGCGCAACGCCGTCGTGGCGAGATCGCGCTCGACCAGATGATCGGCCCCAGCACTGTCCTCGACCTGCATCGCGATGCGCCGGCCATCCGCGGAGATGGCGAGCATCGGCGTTTCGAGCCCCGGATGGCCGATGTCGAACGTGAACCGCACGGGCGCCGGTTCGGCGGGGCGCTGGACCCAACCGCGGAGCAGCCAGCCAAGCGCCAGCGCCGCCGCGACGGCCACCGCGCCGACGACCGCCGCGCGCCCCGACGCGCCGGCCGTGCGCGCGGCATCCATGCTTCCGTCCCGGGGTGCCGGGCGATTGCTCACCGCCGTGGTATCGCCCAGCGCAGCGGCGAACTGGGCTGCGCTCGCGAAGCGGTCGGCCGGGAGCTTCTCCAGCGCCTTCAGCACCGCCGCCTCGACGTGCGGTGGAACCGTATGGCGCTGCTGCGTGACCGACGCGGGCGCCGCGGTCAACACCTTGGCGACGATCGCCTGCGCCGTCGACCCGGTGAACGGCGGGTCGCCCACCAGCATCTCGTAGAGCATGGCGCCCAGCGCGTACACGTCGGCGGCGGGTGTGATTTCCCGCTCGCCCATCGCCTGCTCGGGACTCATGTAGTGCGGCGTGCCGAGGGACATGCCTGTCTCGGTCATGCGCGTGCCGCCGTCCGAGCGGCTCACGGCGAGCGCAATGCCGAAATCAGCCACCAGCGCGTGGCCGCCGTGCAGCAGCACGTTCTCCGGCTTGATGTCGCGGTGGATCACGCCGTGCCCGTGTGCGTATTCGAGCGCGTCGGCCACTTCGCTCGCGATCCGCAGGGCGTCGTCCACCGGGAGCTGCTTCTCGCGGTTCAGCCGGTCGCGTAGCGACTCGCCCTCGACGTACGGCATGACGTAGAAGACCGTGCCGTCCACCTCGCCCGAATCGAACAGCGCGAGGATGTGCGGATGCTGCAGGTTGGCCGTGGTCTTGATCTCGGCCAGGAAGCGCTCGCCGCCGATCACGGCCGAGAGCTCGGGGCGCAGGACCTTCAGCGCGACCTTGCGGTCGTGCTTGAGATCGTGGGCGAGATAAACGGTCGCCATGCCGCCCGCGCCGAGCTCGCGCTCGATGCGGTAGCGGTCGGCGAGGGCCGCGGTGAGGCGAGCGGGGACGTCAGCCACTACGCCGTTTCCTCCCACGGGCCTTCGCTCACGGCCGACAGCTTCTTCATCAACGGGATCAACGCGGCCGCGATCACGGTGCCGATCACGGCCACGATGCCCAGCTTCGTGAAGAGGCTCGTGTAGAGCGGCAGCGTGTCCACGGGGCTGGTCACGTTCTGGGGCACACTGGCGTAGGTCGCGACGT is a genomic window containing:
- a CDS encoding PDZ domain-containing protein — translated: MRTRFLIAALAAALFPAVAPAQSTRLLHQPDVSAQYVAFAYAGDIWLAPRSGGDARRVTSSPTVESDPHFSPDGKWLAFTGEYGGNPDVYVVSVEGGTPRRLTYHPGADLVRGWTPDGQDVVFESQRTGMPDGEPQLWTVPLTGGLPTRLPVPRALYGAVSPDGSDLAYQLDRPWEVEMQRYRGGQNQPIRVMDLKTYAMYKLPWTDSRDQQPVWLGNTIYFISDRDWINNLWSYDTKTKALKQITHYRDYEVESVNAGAGVVAYEQAGDVHVYDPKTGQDRTLDIHVTGDFPWAMPHAADISKALTAPQLSPTGVRALFEARGDVITVPTDKGTWRNLTHSSGIADRTPIWSPDGKQIAWFSDSTGEYELMVGDQDGLTTPRAYKLQQPTYFYAPEWSPDGKKILFTDAETNLWVLDLATGQETRVDQDNYTWPDRDLSPSWSPDSRWIAYTKRLLGSQYHAAFVYDLADHTAHQVTSGMSDVIDPVWDRSGKYLLFLASTDFALRSGWLDMSSYNQPMERGVYLAVLSKADPSPLLPETGDEPAATGHPAKPDSNGAKVEAPEVHIDFDGLSQRILSLDVPSRDYANLRTGAAGEFYYIEHVPNRADVLHRYDLKERKAIDLVNAAAEEYALSFDGKKLLYQGATPMGMPDGRWAVVDAIGPAPAPAKGLLATSDLKVTVNPIVEWRQIFDEAWRIERDYLYVANLNGADWPAIKKKYEVFLPYVRHRADLTTLLSQMQGELTVGHSFAGGGDLPKADALPAGLLGADYEVANGRYRIAKIYRGENWNPSLRAPLSAPGVDVHAGDYILSVNGVDLLPSEDIYEAFLGTVGKQVQLRVNSRPVMEGSHVVTVVPIASEMTLRERDWIEGNRRTVDSLSHGELAYVYIPDTGEGGYTNFNRYYFAQQNKKGAVIDERFNHGGSIADYMIDIMTRQLHGYFSQRLGDRYTAVTAPAAAIWGPKVLIINEMSGSGGDMFPYMFREMHVGPLIGTKTWGGLVGWGGEPRFVDGGFISAPSTGFYNPDGQWDVENKGVPPDIQVEQTPAARNAGHDPQLERAVEEAMKLLKEHPVNLKPVPPGPDRMHPKGDGGR
- a CDS encoding PDZ domain-containing protein, giving the protein MQTRARLIGLVLALVPFAAPLGAQSTRLLRQPTVSATQVAFEYGGDLWVVSRNGGEARRLTATPAIETDPHFSPDGRWVAFTSNRTGMPEVWIVAADGGEPHRLTWYPSPSYARGWTPDGKEVLYASDRGSAPVPYAHLWLVPTDGGPPNEVPEAMAFRGSFSPDGARLVVDRVDRWDVEFRNYRGGQNTPLTILDRKTLDETPLPNDERTTDTWPVWLGGKVFFLSDRDYTTNVWSYDVATKQLAQVTHFTDADVKTLGGGATDALAFEEDGWIWLLNPASGQTRKLDITVHGDFPWAMPHWEDVSHSIAAASLSPTGKRALFEARGDIYTVPAEEGDVRNLTHSPGAADRSPMWSPDGKQIAWFSDSGPGYQLMIGDQQGLDAPRAIPIGDETRYAWSATWSPDGKHMAWVDQRARIHVMDVATGALVTADTDGSIQNRRGLGLTWSPDSKWLAYAKEFPNHFHRIVVWSLESGKRAALTNDLADATSPAWDKGGRWLYFLASTNLGLASAWANLSNQQARPTYGAYVAVLRAGDPTPFAPQSDDEPGTPARPSGDSARRGPGGAGAGGRMNGDSAVTVSVDVAGIDRRIVALPVPVRSYSAIDAGAAGVVFLSEAMQDGPGVTVHRFDMKKRKGEVFVSGVRQVALSLDGSKLLYQQGPAWHLVGTAMPPKPTDGRLNVTLRTWMDPAAEWHQIFEEAWRIERDFFYAPNLHGADWPAVHRRYAPLVPYVRSREDLRYILDMLGGELSVGHSFTGGGYYPPVDTVRTGLLGADLEAQNGRWRLTHIYTSESWNPELSAPLAAPGVRAAEGDYLLAVNGRELTASEDPYRFLDGTADQQTVLRLNDRPTTDGSWTVTVVPLRSDVALRQRAWVESNRRIVDSLSHGKLAYVWVPNTAGPGFTSFNRYFFAQQDREGAVIDERFNGGGSLDDYMVDMMSRKLIGGVTNDAAGGIDFRLPIAGVLGPKVLLINERAGSGGDYFPWAFRQLKIGPLVGARTWGGLVAACVPYPLVDGGTITSPCSGVFSGDHWVAENEGVPPDIPVYLDAKDWAAGRDPQLERAVQEALTLLETKGVPAPHHPPFVNKVRRAGQGGGGGAP
- a CDS encoding CopG family transcriptional regulator encodes the protein MAKKVREPIQVYLTAEERAALDRAAQELGVSRSEALRRGISTMRDSGTGGALQDLADAGYVTPAATGPAAPPPSRPVARFKTLLAELARDRGEQ
- a CDS encoding PIN domain-containing protein, coding for MIYVDTSVALAHLLAEDRRPPVELWQEELVTSRLLEYELWTRLHARGLARSHGDVARLLLARLAWLELRPPVLERALQPFPAPVRTLDALHLASVSFLREHGRDVRLATYDKRMMRVARAMGIPLMGARTS
- a CDS encoding nitroreductase, translated to MDLFEAIAARRSIKQFADRPITRDEIARLLDAAVQAPNHRMTQPWRFYVLGPEGRRAYGEVLGARKAKKVEDPEAARAVAGKVAAAESALPGEIAVSMTLDENPEIREEDYAATMMAVQNLMLAAHAMGLGTHLKTGAVMDDPRARAAVGVPEGQRIVALIQLGEPAEVREPKPRRAAAEVTTWVA
- a CDS encoding protein kinase, encoding MADVPARLTAALADRYRIERELGAGGMATVYLAHDLKHDRKVALKVLRPELSAVIGGERFLAEIKTTANLQHPHILALFDSGEVDGTVFYVMPYVEGESLRDRLNREKQLPVDDALRIASEVADALEYAHGHGVIHRDIKPENVLLHGGHALVADFGIALAVSRSDGGTRMTETGMSLGTPHYMSPEQAMGEREITPAADVYALGAMLYEMLVGDPPFTGSTAQAIVAKVLTAAPASVTQQRHTVPPHVEAAVLKALEKLPADRFASAAQFAAALGDTTAVSNRPAPRDGSMDAARTAGASGRAAVVGAVAVAAALALGWLLRGWVQRPAEPAPVRFTFDIGHPGLETPMLAISADGRRIAMQVEDSAGADHLVERDLATTALRTIPGTDGGDYPQYSPDGRWLAYATTASVRRIPVGGGTSTAVTDSGSNNAAAWLADGSLIVAGERGLIEFPAARGHPLPLTHLDTARHEFRHWNPLALPGGRAVVFTAYATPVTRSRIEAVDLQSHEITPLVDDAMFAQYATPGYLLFMRDQTIFAVRFDPASLKISGTPTPVQGDVYQQVDDGLGSFAVSPNGTLVYVSAQAWNVPREVVWVDRDGHATRALPDTGSWAEPRLSPDGRWIAVTQVAPKKTVLLYDVTRKLLTGLTHAPGVAFNAVWMPDSRHLIYDFETPQFDLHEIAADGTSDTAVVSTPLDKYATSISSDGRLVAYTEETSTGSRITIAQTDGRGAPRALDPKSRSDEREPAFSPDGRWIAYASNPNGRYDVLLRAADGSGGRHQISVDGGTEPRWTRGGRELVYRRGTAMMAVPINPATGDAGTPVMLFNEPVVGSAGNERDVTYDVTPDGNRFLMVRPVQRAGMPTAVVVLNWFTELREKMKQ